One region of Natronobacterium texcoconense genomic DNA includes:
- a CDS encoding ATP-binding protein, translated as MTHPRFVNREDELEFLKSRFESERAELIVVYGRRRLGKSALVREAIRTRGDAVYWQATEETAAVQLEDFADTAAETFPVVEDVKRDWEALLRTLGRQDGIVVLDEFPYLIESDDALPSKIQRVWDTHLEDTSATVVLVGSSISVMEEKVLGGGSPLYGRRTGSIDLPPLSLSDARRFYPESGPDSVIRAWGVFGGTPYYLQALTPSVSLEENVQRHVLSEHGVLHNEPEFLLRTEFGIQNPQTYYTILRAIARGRREANEIAGFAGIDSNSLGAYLSKLRRLRLVERDIPVTADPKTTRKSRYRLKEPLFRFWFQYVYGQQEKLVQLGDDAYEQLVEPTFSEYTSEMFERVCQRALPELVPKTYHGIGYWWHDHHELDVVGLGGDGTLVAGECKYTSRPMDEGDLADLERSAAQVRWTPPDGGDPAYHYCCFCRSGFSDGLRRTAESREDVSLFTPAEIVDACQ; from the coding sequence ATGACTCATCCGCGTTTCGTCAACCGAGAGGACGAACTCGAGTTCCTCAAGTCACGATTCGAGAGTGAGCGAGCTGAACTCATCGTCGTCTACGGCCGGCGTCGACTCGGGAAGAGCGCACTCGTCCGGGAAGCGATTCGAACGCGCGGCGACGCCGTGTACTGGCAGGCAACCGAAGAAACGGCAGCCGTCCAGCTCGAGGATTTCGCGGACACAGCAGCCGAGACGTTCCCGGTGGTCGAAGACGTCAAACGCGACTGGGAAGCACTGTTACGAACACTTGGACGTCAGGACGGGATCGTCGTTCTCGACGAATTTCCGTACCTGATCGAATCCGACGACGCGCTCCCGTCGAAAATTCAACGCGTCTGGGACACGCACCTCGAGGACACTTCGGCGACAGTCGTGCTCGTCGGATCGTCGATCAGCGTCATGGAGGAGAAGGTGTTGGGCGGTGGGAGTCCGCTGTACGGTCGTCGAACGGGCTCGATCGATCTGCCACCGCTGTCCCTATCGGATGCGAGACGGTTCTATCCGGAATCAGGGCCAGATTCGGTCATTCGAGCCTGGGGCGTGTTCGGCGGGACGCCGTACTACTTGCAGGCGCTTACACCGTCTGTATCGCTCGAGGAGAACGTCCAGCGCCACGTCCTGTCGGAACACGGCGTTCTCCACAACGAACCCGAGTTCCTGCTTCGAACGGAGTTCGGCATTCAGAATCCACAGACGTACTACACGATCCTTCGCGCGATTGCCAGAGGCAGGCGCGAAGCGAACGAGATTGCCGGCTTCGCCGGTATCGATTCGAACTCGCTCGGCGCGTATCTCTCGAAACTGCGCCGGCTTCGACTCGTCGAGCGCGACATTCCGGTTACGGCCGATCCGAAGACGACCAGAAAGAGCCGATATCGTCTGAAAGAGCCGTTGTTTCGGTTCTGGTTCCAGTACGTCTACGGCCAGCAGGAGAAACTCGTTCAACTCGGTGACGACGCGTACGAACAGCTGGTCGAACCGACGTTTTCCGAGTATACGAGTGAGATGTTCGAACGCGTGTGTCAGCGAGCCCTCCCGGAACTCGTTCCGAAAACGTACCACGGCATCGGTTACTGGTGGCACGACCACCACGAACTCGACGTGGTTGGCCTGGGCGGGGACGGGACGCTCGTCGCCGGGGAGTGTAAATACACGTCCAGACCGATGGACGAAGGCGATCTCGCCGATCTCGAGCGAAGCGCTGCACAGGTTCGATGGACGCCGCCGGACGGCGGTGATCCGGCGTATCACTACTGCTGTTTCTGTCGCTCCGGGTTCTCGGACGGACTGCGTCGAACTGCCGAAAGCCGGGAGGACGTTTCTCTGTTCACGCCGGCGGAGATCGTAGATGCGTGCCAGTAG
- a CDS encoding DEAD/DEAH box helicase, producing the protein MTDERSSNAGNGGRETNHTDDETPPARGNESSPDSTADGESDRLSIDRFHDACQQAGRPVLTADGVARALDRPQEDVSGELEELADRGAVQRLSVSNDPVVWYPSELEDLTEKERVVVFPKRREIVLDRPTQFTRAQLSQFAHLADGNGEKGYRYVVRPEDVWQAPHEDFDDLERTMRQALGQRSERLEEWVRSQWDRARQFRLYTHEDGYTVLEAQTPEVMGNVARQKLDEEHVHAPISDTEDWVREGAEAAIKRILYEAGYPVQDHRDLDSGEALDVDLEVSLRDYQQTWVDRFAEAGEGVFVGPPGSGKTVAAMGAMAEVGGETLVLVPSRDLARQWAETIEEYTSLGPHQIGQYHGGQKNVRPVTIATYQIAGMDRHRSLFDDREWGLVVFDECQHVPSDVYRRSTHLQSQHRLGLSASPIREDDRQTEIFTLVGPPIGTDWQALFEAGFVAEPELEIRYVPWGDDEQRNAYSSADGRERYRIAAENRGKIDEVRFLLREHHDAKALVFVDYLDQGRELADALDVPFLSGETPHHERRRLLEEFRRDERDLLIVSRVGDEGIDLPTADLAIVASGLGGSRRQGTQRAGRTMRPAGGALVYVLATRGTREEEFARRQLQHLGRKGMTVREQTVEREQTSDDSSETV; encoded by the coding sequence GTGACCGACGAACGATCCTCGAACGCCGGGAACGGTGGTCGAGAAACGAACCACACGGACGACGAGACGCCACCTGCTCGAGGCAACGAGTCGTCGCCCGACAGTACGGCAGACGGGGAGTCCGATCGGCTGTCTATCGACCGATTCCACGACGCCTGCCAGCAGGCAGGCCGACCGGTGCTGACCGCCGACGGCGTCGCCCGCGCCCTCGATCGCCCCCAGGAGGACGTCAGCGGGGAACTCGAGGAACTCGCCGACCGTGGCGCAGTCCAGCGTCTCTCCGTCTCGAACGACCCAGTGGTCTGGTACCCCTCGGAGCTCGAGGACCTGACCGAAAAAGAGCGCGTCGTCGTCTTCCCGAAACGTCGCGAGATCGTCCTCGACCGGCCGACCCAGTTCACGCGCGCGCAACTGTCTCAGTTCGCCCACCTCGCGGACGGCAACGGCGAGAAGGGGTATCGCTACGTCGTGCGACCGGAGGACGTCTGGCAGGCCCCGCACGAGGATTTCGACGACCTCGAACGCACGATGCGTCAGGCGTTGGGCCAGCGATCCGAGCGACTCGAGGAGTGGGTCCGCAGCCAGTGGGATCGCGCCCGCCAGTTCCGGCTCTACACCCACGAGGACGGCTACACCGTCCTCGAGGCTCAGACGCCCGAAGTGATGGGTAACGTCGCCCGGCAGAAACTCGACGAGGAACACGTCCACGCGCCGATCTCCGACACCGAGGACTGGGTTCGCGAGGGGGCCGAGGCTGCGATCAAGCGAATCCTCTACGAGGCGGGCTACCCCGTCCAGGACCATCGCGATCTGGATTCGGGCGAGGCGCTCGACGTCGACCTCGAGGTCTCTCTGCGTGACTACCAGCAAACCTGGGTCGATCGCTTCGCCGAGGCTGGGGAGGGCGTCTTCGTCGGGCCGCCGGGCAGCGGCAAGACCGTCGCCGCAATGGGCGCGATGGCAGAGGTCGGCGGCGAGACGCTCGTCCTGGTGCCGAGTCGCGACCTCGCACGCCAGTGGGCCGAGACGATCGAGGAGTACACCAGCCTCGGACCACACCAGATCGGCCAGTACCACGGCGGCCAGAAGAACGTCCGGCCGGTGACGATCGCGACCTACCAGATCGCCGGCATGGATCGCCACCGCTCGCTGTTCGACGACCGCGAGTGGGGACTCGTCGTCTTCGACGAGTGCCAGCACGTTCCATCGGACGTCTACCGCCGCAGCACGCACCTGCAGTCCCAGCACCGCCTGGGACTTTCCGCGAGCCCGATCCGCGAGGACGACCGGCAGACCGAGATCTTCACGCTCGTCGGCCCGCCGATCGGCACCGACTGGCAGGCCCTCTTCGAGGCCGGCTTCGTCGCCGAACCCGAACTCGAGATCCGGTACGTGCCGTGGGGCGACGACGAACAGCGAAACGCCTACTCGTCGGCCGACGGCCGGGAACGGTACCGGATCGCCGCGGAGAACCGCGGGAAGATCGACGAAGTACGATTCCTGTTGCGAGAGCACCACGACGCGAAGGCGCTCGTCTTCGTCGACTACCTCGACCAGGGACGGGAACTCGCCGACGCACTCGACGTCCCCTTCCTCAGCGGCGAGACGCCTCATCACGAACGACGACGGCTGCTCGAGGAGTTCCGCCGCGACGAACGCGACCTGCTGATCGTTTCGCGCGTCGGCGACGAGGGGATCGACCTCCCCACCGCGGATCTGGCCATCGTCGCCTCGGGGTTGGGCGGCTCGAGACGGCAGGGCACCCAGCGGGCCGGCCGAACGATGCGACCCGCAGGCGGCGCGCTCGTCTACGTGCTCGCGACGCGTGGTACTCGAGAGGAGGAGTTCGCACGACGGCAGTTACAGCATCTCGGCCGGAAGGGAATGACCGTTCGCGAGCAGACCGTAGAGCGAGAACAGACTAGCGACGACTCGAGCGAGACAGTGTAG
- a CDS encoding ATP-binding protein, translating into MSDDTQREILVGETDAGDDLWLPVVELLTGRGFVTGKSGSGKSNTASVIAEELLEAGFPLLIVDTDGEYYGLKEEYEMLHAGADEECDIQIGPEHAEQMAELALEENVPIILDVSGYLDEEVADELLRKVARQLFVKEKKLKKPFLLVVEEVHEYIPEGGGVGETGKLLIKIGKRGRKHGLGILGISQRPADVKKDFITQANWLVWHRLTWNNDTKVVGRIIDTEYSELVSDLDDGQAFVQTDWDEADVRKVQFRRKRTFDAGATPGLDDFERPDLKSVSDSLVGDLEKISERKEREQDRVLELENELEKKEKRIETLEDELESARDVSSAAKQMADALTRPETIQTQLPEGGPGGEDVRQLHEEIVDLEEERDELEAELEEYEEYAARLEDKLESRSETIDRLREENERLRERVRDLEDGEDDEETIIEVGGDSLEFGYTWPNEESDEDDEVVEAERDRSTIDESHVKAMASSPLGDRLERASEQSQCTVETARRVLAVLARDEPLDAESIASRVDRSTVAVQGLLSELRTESVLDRQGERSYALADEVRSDLLSTAEE; encoded by the coding sequence GTGAGCGACGACACCCAGCGGGAGATTCTCGTCGGGGAGACGGACGCTGGAGACGACCTGTGGCTGCCGGTCGTCGAACTGCTGACCGGTCGCGGATTCGTGACCGGCAAGTCCGGGTCGGGCAAGTCGAATACGGCTTCCGTCATCGCCGAAGAGTTGCTCGAGGCTGGCTTCCCGCTGTTGATCGTCGACACCGACGGCGAGTACTACGGGCTCAAAGAGGAGTACGAGATGCTCCACGCGGGAGCCGACGAGGAGTGTGACATCCAGATCGGTCCCGAGCACGCAGAACAGATGGCCGAACTCGCCCTGGAGGAGAACGTCCCGATCATTCTCGACGTTTCGGGCTATCTCGACGAGGAGGTCGCGGACGAACTGCTCCGGAAGGTCGCCCGCCAGCTGTTCGTCAAGGAGAAGAAGCTGAAGAAGCCGTTCCTGCTGGTGGTCGAGGAGGTCCACGAGTACATCCCCGAGGGCGGCGGCGTCGGCGAAACCGGCAAACTGCTGATCAAGATCGGGAAACGCGGCCGCAAGCACGGACTTGGCATCCTCGGAATCAGCCAGCGGCCAGCAGACGTCAAGAAGGACTTCATCACGCAAGCGAACTGGCTCGTCTGGCACCGCCTGACCTGGAACAACGACACGAAAGTCGTCGGCCGGATCATCGATACCGAGTACTCGGAACTCGTCTCGGATCTGGACGACGGCCAGGCGTTCGTCCAGACCGACTGGGACGAGGCCGACGTCCGGAAGGTCCAGTTTCGCCGCAAGCGCACCTTCGACGCCGGCGCGACACCCGGACTCGACGACTTCGAGCGGCCCGACCTCAAGTCCGTCTCGGACTCCCTGGTCGGCGACCTCGAGAAGATCTCCGAACGCAAGGAACGCGAACAGGACCGAGTGCTCGAACTCGAGAACGAACTCGAGAAGAAAGAGAAACGTATCGAGACCCTGGAGGACGAACTCGAGTCAGCACGGGACGTCTCGAGTGCGGCCAAACAGATGGCAGACGCGTTGACCCGCCCGGAGACGATCCAGACGCAACTCCCCGAGGGTGGCCCCGGTGGTGAGGACGTCCGTCAGCTACACGAGGAGATCGTCGATCTCGAGGAAGAACGGGACGAACTCGAGGCGGAACTCGAAGAGTACGAGGAGTACGCCGCCAGACTCGAGGACAAACTCGAGTCCCGATCGGAGACGATCGATCGGCTCCGCGAGGAAAACGAGCGGTTGCGCGAACGTGTCCGCGACCTCGAGGACGGCGAAGACGACGAGGAGACCATCATCGAGGTCGGCGGCGACTCTCTGGAGTTCGGCTACACGTGGCCGAACGAGGAGTCCGACGAGGACGACGAAGTGGTAGAGGCGGAACGGGACCGCTCGACCATCGACGAATCACACGTGAAAGCGATGGCGTCGAGTCCGCTCGGTGATCGACTCGAGCGAGCGAGCGAGCAGTCACAGTGTACGGTCGAGACGGCCAGACGGGTCCTCGCTGTTCTCGCGCGCGACGAACCCCTCGACGCGGAGTCGATCGCGAGTCGCGTCGACCGGTCGACCGTCGCGGTCCAGGGGCTACTCTCGGAGCTGCGTACCGAATCGGTTCTCGACCGGCAGGGTGAACGGTCCTACGCACTCGCGGACGAGGTGCGATCGGACCTGCTCTCGACCGCCGAGGAGTGA
- a CDS encoding lipid II:glycine glycyltransferase FemX: protein MSIEVTTLDPWTDADEWNRYVERSDGTNPFFRAEALRLQAEDTGTTPHLIAGFKGQEAVGLFPIFSYERGPISGAFSPAPRSWSCYLGPATLNVDKLKQRKADRRIKRFLEGSIEWIEREISPHYTKIVAAEFEDVRPFVWNGYAVEPGYTYVVDLEGSKEELAKRFSSDARNNIRNADEDEYVVEEGGNDDVARIVEQVARRYESQGQPFHLSPDFAQAAHATLPDGSIRPYVCRVDGEFVGGILVVESDTTRYRWQGGVKPDTDVDLAINDLLDWHVMRDGLEDGLERYDLVGAGVPSINRYKAKFNPRLETNYTITSGAFGLDVLVDRYRKLR, encoded by the coding sequence ATGAGTATCGAAGTCACGACGCTCGACCCCTGGACCGACGCCGACGAGTGGAACCGCTACGTCGAGCGATCGGACGGAACGAACCCGTTCTTCCGGGCGGAAGCGTTGCGGCTACAGGCCGAGGACACGGGAACGACGCCACACCTGATAGCGGGGTTCAAGGGCCAGGAAGCCGTCGGCCTCTTTCCGATTTTCTCCTACGAGCGGGGGCCGATCAGCGGTGCGTTCTCTCCAGCGCCACGGTCGTGGTCGTGTTACCTCGGGCCCGCGACGCTGAACGTCGACAAACTCAAACAACGCAAGGCGGACCGCCGGATCAAACGATTCCTCGAGGGATCGATCGAGTGGATCGAACGCGAAATCTCGCCCCACTACACCAAGATCGTGGCCGCCGAATTCGAGGACGTCAGGCCGTTCGTCTGGAACGGGTATGCCGTCGAACCGGGCTACACGTACGTCGTCGATCTCGAGGGGTCCAAGGAGGAACTGGCAAAGCGGTTCAGCAGCGATGCACGGAACAACATCCGCAACGCCGACGAGGACGAGTACGTCGTCGAGGAAGGCGGTAACGACGACGTCGCTCGGATCGTCGAGCAGGTCGCACGCCGCTACGAGAGCCAGGGCCAGCCGTTTCACCTGAGTCCCGACTTCGCGCAGGCGGCCCACGCGACGCTACCAGACGGGTCGATCCGGCCGTACGTCTGTCGCGTCGACGGCGAGTTCGTCGGCGGCATCCTGGTCGTCGAGTCCGATACTACCAGATACCGGTGGCAGGGTGGCGTCAAACCGGACACGGACGTCGATCTGGCGATCAACGACCTGCTCGACTGGCACGTGATGCGGGACGGACTCGAGGACGGACTCGAGCGATACGACCTCGTCGGCGCGGGCGTGCCGAGCATCAACCGCTACAAGGCGAAGTTCAACCCGCGACTCGAGACTAACTACACGATCACGTCGGGTGCGTTTGGCCTCGACGTCCTCGTCGACCGGTACCGAAAACTACGATAA
- a CDS encoding alkaline phosphatase family protein produces MTDTTAETDLELLVVGLDAGCRPVLEPLFESGTVPTIQRLFETGVNGPLESQIPPWTASAWPSLYTGKNPGKHGVYDFLSFDGYDWDVVNSTHVRERPVWELLSEHGFTSVVVNLPVTHPAREFDGALIPGMTAPEDPDCHPEGILEDVEMAAGGYRVYPQSGPEPDQSIEGYERTVECRGKAFRYLCRRMEPEFGFLQFQVTDSVFHERPGDREAIEAVYSAVDQQLEKTLEETDPDNVLIVSDHGMGKVSGHEFRINEFLREGGYLTSHKNGGGMPTWSKSWENDLLEGEDAGDHEESIAEKAMNVAARFGVTTQRVATALDRVGLKEPIGSRVPNDLIRAASEQVDFPESRVYMRSKSELGVRINLEGREPNGQVPESEYEVVREEVIEKLERVRTPDGEPMFEAVEPRETYFEGPHVEKAPDVVTVPAAFDNAVVADLGKEQFGEPMEPWNHKRTGIVAASGPAFEENALEDANPTIFDVAPTICALFDVPIDAAMDGEPLPIVEAGTEAEYPAYEPEAPTATEEAMVEDRLSDLGYL; encoded by the coding sequence ATGACGGATACGACCGCCGAAACCGATCTCGAGTTGCTCGTCGTCGGGCTCGACGCCGGCTGCCGGCCCGTCCTCGAGCCACTCTTCGAGTCGGGGACGGTGCCGACGATTCAGCGGCTGTTCGAAACGGGGGTGAACGGACCGCTCGAGTCCCAGATCCCGCCGTGGACGGCGAGTGCCTGGCCGTCGCTCTACACGGGGAAGAATCCCGGCAAACACGGTGTCTACGATTTCCTCTCGTTCGACGGCTACGACTGGGACGTCGTGAACTCGACGCACGTTCGGGAACGGCCGGTCTGGGAGCTTCTGAGCGAACACGGCTTTACGAGCGTCGTCGTCAACCTGCCGGTCACGCATCCGGCACGGGAGTTCGACGGCGCGTTGATCCCGGGGATGACCGCACCCGAGGATCCCGACTGCCACCCCGAAGGAATCCTCGAGGACGTCGAGATGGCTGCTGGCGGCTACCGCGTCTATCCCCAGAGCGGTCCCGAACCCGATCAGTCGATCGAAGGGTACGAACGAACCGTCGAATGCCGTGGGAAGGCGTTTCGGTATCTCTGTCGACGGATGGAACCCGAGTTCGGCTTCCTGCAGTTCCAGGTGACCGACTCCGTCTTCCACGAACGCCCCGGCGACAGGGAGGCGATCGAGGCCGTCTACTCCGCTGTCGATCAGCAACTCGAGAAGACGCTCGAAGAAACGGACCCCGACAACGTCCTGATCGTCAGCGATCACGGGATGGGGAAAGTATCCGGTCACGAGTTCCGGATCAACGAGTTCCTTCGCGAGGGCGGCTACCTGACGAGTCACAAGAACGGTGGCGGCATGCCCACCTGGTCGAAGAGTTGGGAGAACGACCTCCTCGAGGGAGAGGACGCCGGCGACCACGAGGAAAGTATCGCGGAGAAGGCGATGAACGTCGCGGCGCGGTTCGGCGTCACGACACAGCGCGTTGCGACCGCACTCGATCGCGTCGGCCTCAAGGAACCGATCGGCAGTCGCGTCCCGAACGACCTGATCCGAGCGGCGAGCGAACAGGTCGACTTCCCCGAATCACGGGTCTACATGCGCTCGAAGAGCGAACTCGGCGTCCGGATCAACCTCGAGGGGCGCGAGCCGAACGGCCAGGTACCCGAGTCCGAGTACGAGGTGGTCCGCGAGGAGGTGATCGAGAAACTGGAACGCGTTCGGACGCCCGACGGCGAGCCGATGTTCGAGGCGGTCGAACCGCGCGAGACGTACTTCGAGGGGCCACACGTCGAGAAGGCACCCGACGTCGTAACGGTGCCGGCTGCGTTCGACAACGCCGTCGTCGCCGACCTCGGCAAAGAGCAGTTCGGCGAGCCGATGGAACCGTGGAACCACAAGCGGACCGGGATCGTGGCGGCGTCGGGGCCTGCGTTCGAAGAGAACGCACTCGAGGATGCGAACCCGACTATCTTCGACGTCGCACCAACGATCTGTGCGCTGTTCGACGTCCCGATCGACGCCGCGATGGACGGGGAGCCGTTACCGATCGTCGAGGCAGGTACGGAAGCCGAGTATCCGGCCTACGAGCCCGAGGCACCCACGGCGACGGAAGAGGCGATGGTCGAGGACCGACTCTCCGACCTCGGATACCTATGA
- a CDS encoding GNAT family N-acetyltransferase, producing the protein MTGAVFLEEETVTLRTIETEDGEFVQQTFNDPRVRRCLSMYSPISGHEEREWIESIGDDDGVHLLVCVDGDPVGTASLDSPNEAWGSTEIAYMITPEEWGNGYATDAVRCLCRYAFDERRLNKVYARVYETNVGSQRVLEKVGFEKEGTLRKEAFVEGEYIDLYRYGLLAEDSSFDS; encoded by the coding sequence ATGACTGGCGCAGTCTTTCTCGAGGAAGAAACAGTCACCCTCCGAACCATCGAAACCGAAGACGGGGAGTTCGTCCAGCAGACGTTCAACGATCCGAGAGTGCGCCGTTGTCTCTCCATGTACTCGCCGATATCCGGCCACGAGGAACGGGAGTGGATCGAATCGATCGGTGACGACGACGGCGTCCATCTGCTCGTCTGCGTCGACGGCGACCCCGTCGGAACCGCCTCGCTCGACTCGCCGAACGAAGCCTGGGGATCAACCGAGATCGCGTACATGATCACCCCCGAGGAGTGGGGCAACGGGTACGCCACGGACGCGGTCAGGTGTCTCTGCCGGTACGCGTTCGACGAACGACGACTCAACAAGGTCTACGCACGCGTCTACGAGACGAACGTCGGATCACAGCGGGTCCTCGAGAAGGTCGGCTTCGAGAAAGAGGGGACGCTCCGAAAGGAAGCGTTCGTCGAGGGCGAGTATATCGACCTCTACCGGTACGGGCTTCTGGCAGAGGACTCGAGTTTCGATTCGTGA
- a CDS encoding MarR family transcriptional regulator: protein MSATDSDVDVEEGNHERPSHASHDSISELPPSAKLVYKVLEYEDPLTQEQIAAESRLCSRTVRYALDKLEGAELVDSRVCLEDARQSKYWIPE, encoded by the coding sequence ATGAGTGCCACCGACTCCGACGTCGACGTCGAGGAAGGAAACCACGAACGACCGTCTCACGCCTCTCACGACTCCATTTCCGAACTGCCGCCCAGTGCGAAACTCGTCTACAAAGTCCTCGAGTACGAGGATCCACTGACTCAGGAGCAGATCGCCGCCGAATCACGGCTCTGTTCTCGCACCGTCCGCTACGCGCTCGACAAACTCGAGGGGGCAGAACTGGTCGATAGCCGGGTCTGTCTCGAGGACGCCCGCCAGTCGAAGTACTGGATTCCCGAGTGA
- a CDS encoding DUF7563 family protein: MSTEPSDAKWTPMTTREHTSAPRCVNCGNQVTPQFAKVFGDNRDVVHACPDCATYREMKTSDFIPKEAR, from the coding sequence ATGTCGACGGAACCATCCGATGCGAAGTGGACGCCGATGACGACTCGAGAGCACACGAGCGCCCCCCGATGTGTCAACTGTGGGAACCAGGTCACCCCTCAGTTCGCCAAGGTGTTCGGTGACAACCGCGACGTCGTTCACGCGTGTCCGGACTGTGCGACGTATCGAGAGATGAAAACGTCCGATTTCATACCGAAAGAAGCCAGATAA
- the glmM gene encoding phosphoglucosamine mutase — protein sequence MFGTSGIRGTVGEDVTAELALEVGRAVASEGFDTVVLGRDVRESGTMLVDAVAAGLRECGTDVIDVGLESTPTIAQSIAPLEADAGIVVTASHNPATDNGIKLWTPSGKAFGPDRREAIERRIREAEYDTVRWDELGTRRRRNDVREAHAEQIVEAVSLDRTPSVVVDLGNGAGGITPDVLDELGCHVRTLNGQPDGSFPGRPSEPNADTLETLATFVANTDAELGIAHDGDADRTMAVDETGTFVPKDALLALFARAAVEGCDEPEPRVAAPVDTSLAVDDALTEAGASVTRTRVGDVYVAERTTEDDVVFGGEPSGAWIWPAESRCPDGPLAAAKLVELVANRGPLSELVAEIDRYPIRRTSLEVADKRGAVAAVRTRVQERYDEVDTLDGVRVETEAGWFLIRASGTEPLVRITAEARSEGDADRIFEEANETVDRAIEETSAPT from the coding sequence ATGTTCGGAACGAGCGGTATTCGCGGAACTGTCGGCGAGGACGTGACGGCGGAACTCGCACTCGAGGTCGGGCGTGCGGTCGCCTCCGAGGGGTTCGACACCGTCGTCCTCGGGCGCGACGTTCGGGAGAGCGGCACGATGCTCGTCGACGCCGTCGCCGCGGGGCTCCGGGAGTGTGGTACCGACGTCATCGACGTCGGCCTCGAGTCGACGCCGACGATCGCCCAGTCGATCGCTCCCCTCGAGGCCGACGCGGGAATCGTGGTTACGGCCTCGCACAACCCGGCGACGGACAACGGGATCAAACTCTGGACACCGTCGGGGAAGGCCTTCGGCCCCGACCGGCGCGAGGCAATCGAGCGTCGGATTCGCGAGGCGGAGTACGACACCGTCCGATGGGACGAACTCGGGACGCGACGCCGACGGAACGACGTCAGGGAGGCTCACGCCGAACAGATCGTCGAGGCTGTCTCGCTCGATCGGACGCCTTCCGTCGTCGTCGACCTCGGGAACGGTGCCGGCGGAATTACGCCCGACGTCCTGGATGAACTGGGCTGTCACGTTCGAACACTCAACGGCCAGCCGGACGGCTCGTTCCCCGGCCGACCGAGCGAACCCAACGCGGACACCCTCGAGACGCTCGCGACGTTCGTCGCGAACACCGACGCCGAACTGGGAATCGCTCACGACGGCGACGCCGACCGGACGATGGCCGTCGACGAGACCGGGACGTTCGTCCCGAAAGACGCGCTGCTCGCCCTGTTCGCTCGAGCCGCGGTCGAAGGATGCGACGAACCAGAGCCTCGAGTCGCCGCGCCCGTCGACACGAGCCTCGCCGTCGACGACGCGCTCACGGAGGCAGGTGCGTCGGTGACCCGGACCCGTGTCGGCGACGTCTACGTCGCGGAACGAACGACCGAGGACGACGTCGTCTTCGGCGGCGAGCCAAGCGGTGCCTGGATCTGGCCCGCAGAGAGCCGGTGTCCCGACGGACCGCTCGCCGCCGCCAAACTCGTCGAACTGGTCGCGAACCGCGGTCCGCTCTCGGAACTCGTCGCGGAAATCGATCGGTATCCGATCCGGCGAACGTCACTCGAGGTCGCAGACAAACGGGGTGCCGTCGCCGCCGTTCGAACGCGAGTGCAAGAGCGATACGACGAGGTCGACACGCTGGACGGCGTTCGCGTCGAAACGGAAGCGGGGTGGTTCCTGATCCGTGCGAGCGGGACCGAACCGCTCGTCCGGATTACGGCAGAGGCCCGGTCCGAGGGGGATGCAGACCGGATATTCGAGGAAGCAAACGAGACCGTCGACCGCGCGATCGAAGAGACCTCGGCCCCGACGTGA